Genomic segment of Paenibacillus sp. FSL R5-0623:
TTGAAAACCATAATACACGCTGGAATATTTGTACCAAAGAATAGTCCTTCTGGAAGTCCTATTACAGCATCTAATAGATTCATTTCAATAATCTGTTGACGGATCTTCCCTTCGCTTCCTCCACGGAATAAAGCCCCATGTGGCAGAATCGTTGCCATGCGACCGTTCTCAGCTAATGAATACAACATGTGTTGTACGAAGGCATAGTCTCCCTTGGATGTTGGTGGTACGCCCCATTCAAATCTTCTATGTTGATCAAGGCTCGCTTCCATTTTGAACTTCTCATCAGTATTTCCTTCACCTGCAAACCCCATCGCCCACTTGTCCAAAGAAAAAGGTGGATTAGCAACGATCGCCTGGAACCGCATCAACTTTCCATCTTCCAAGTGCAATGGATTCGATAACGTGTCGCCCCATTCAATCTTTGCATCATCAATGCCATGCAAGTACATGTTCATGAGAGCCAATGAATGTGTTTGCCCATTCCTTTCTTGCCCATAGATAGCAACCTTCTTACTCGGCACTTGATTAGCTACCTTAATCAGCAAGGAGCCTGAGCCACATGTTGGGTCATATATACGGTCATTTTCTTTTGGCTTCACCAATCGAGCAAGAAGTTCTGATACCATGGAAGGTGTAAAGAACTCTCCGCCCTTCTTACCAGCATCTGAGGCAAATCGTTCAATCATAAATTGATATGCATCGCCAATGACATCTTCACTGCCTACAACAGAAGGCTTCAAAGTCAGCTTATTGAAGTCCTCCAACAATGCACGAAGCATCGCATTTCTTTCCTTCGCTTTACCAAGTGTTGCTTCGCTGTTAAAGTCGATATTACGGAATACACCACGCAGTTTCCCTGTATTCTCGTTCTCCAACCGTTCCAAAGCTTTGTTGATGATTTCACCGATCTCCGTATCCGTACGTTTGCTATATAAATAAGCGAAAGTGGAGAGTTCATCTAAAACGAACCGTTCCCTGGATAATGCACGTTGAATCCGTCGCTCATCCCCATCATAGCGTTTCGTATATTCTTCGACATGCTCTTTATACGCATCACTTAAATACTTGATAAACAGCATCGTCAGGATGTAATCCTTATATGTACTGGAATCAATTTTTCCTCGAAATGTATCCGCCGCTTGCCATAAAACTGCATTTATTTGTTGTGATGTGACTTGCTCAATCATCTTTCTTCCCCCTAAATTCTACTTCCCTATTATTGTTCAAGTAGCCTTTATTACAATAATACATGATAGGAAGGAGAGTGAGTATCTCTCCCTCTTTAACAATTATCGGTATTAATCAATCATCACATAAGAATCAGAGATTCCCATAATATGATAGCTCTCACTATAGTTGTGCTCCTGCCTCTTTCTCGCTTGCTCCATCACTGCTTGATACTCTTCGTCAGATCCAAGTAACAATTGTGCGATATCACGTTGCTTATCAATCGCAAGCTTTGGCAACTTAATCGACGCAACATCCTTATGACTCAATACAGTGACGGTTGTTCCACGCTGATAGGCTTGTAGGTAATATTGTCCAATGGGACTCTCCAGAAACGCCTTAATAAAATTCGGGTCGTATTGCATTGGGTCCAATACACGAATTCGAAGAAAATTCTGAGAAAATACCAACGGCTTCTCTTTGACATCTTCTTGAGTCACCACAGTCATTTTAAGCGTAGTACCACGACTGGACAGTAATAAGTCACCTGGCTCCAACTCATACTCTCGTGCTCTTTTTGGACTCAATGTAATCCCCTTCAGTCCATCTGGTATGATCTTTCCTTCTTGCACATCAACAAGATTCACCAAGTAATGGGTTGGCTCTGCATCATCGGAATCATCCTTTGTAGGATTAAGCCCCCTATCGACCTCTGCAATTTCACCCAGTGCTATTTTCGGGAGATCAGACTGCTCATAGTGCTTACGGTTAATGTTTGCTCGCCCGATCTTAGTGTCTACCTCTGCCTTTTCGAAGTACCTCAAAGGGAGCAGACTCCAATCATTAGATGAGATCTCGCTGACTGGCACGCTTCTGCTGTACCCATCGATTTGAGAGTAATTACGATATGCCATAACAATGTCTTCAATGTCAGACTCACGCAGTTCATTCTGATTTCGCATCGCCTTCTTGAAGCCATCTTCGGCATTGATGAACAATATTCGGTCACTCATCGTAGTAGGTTTGTTCTTATTAATAATCAGTACAGCCACAGGTATTCCAGTACCGATGAATAGGTTGGATGGCAAGCCAATGACGGCTTCAATCAACCCTTCCTGGATCAAGTTTGCACGAATTTTCGCTTCGGAAGCACCCCTTTGAAGTACACCATGAGGAACCACAATAACCGCCTTACCGTCTTTCTTGAGGGAAGCAATACTGTGAAGGACAAAAGCCATATCCCCATAAGCCCGACTCGGAAGACCGTATCTGAAACGTCCGTATACATCTTTCTCAGCTTCATCATAGCCCCAATTACTCACTGCGAACGGTGGCGAATTAAGGATCCCATCAAACTTCATTAAGTGTCCATCTTCATCCTTCAACTGAGGTGAGGTGATGGTATTACCCAGCTTAACATCAGTTATTTCGGGATATAACCCATGTATGATTAGATTCATTATCCCTAAAGCACGAGTCTGAGGATTGATCTCTTGACCAAATAGCTTAACCTCCTCATGGTTCAACTGTGCGTACTTATAAGCCTCGATTAAAAAACCATTTAATCCTGAAGCATGGTCACATATCATTCCACTTGTCTTATCGAGAAGGCGTGGAAGAAGTGTGCTAATGCTTTTTGGACTATTTCCCTCCCCGCCCTGAGTACCTTCCCTTGAAATGAAAGCCTCCAGTAAATTGTCTAAGTATCGTGTAACTGTTCCAGTTAATGGATTTGAATCCTCGTATAAGTCACGATTGTAAGAATGGCGATTTAAAATATTTTCGACAACCTTATATAGACTCAGATCATTATGATATCGGCTGTAATCATTTAAAGTAAAGACATCCTTTAAGGAATGATTCAATCTCTCCAGCTCTCGAAAAGCTATGGATAGCCTTTTTCCTAAATCTAATCCATTCGATGTAACCACCTCCCAGGACTGGTTATTCGGGATATTGAATCCATGATCGGTGTTTTCACATAAGAGCTTATAAGTCAGCATCGGTTGCAAAGTAAGCCTCATCTCGCTGTTTTGCATCTCGCTTCTCCAATTATCCCCAATAACCCATGCATCTTTCTCAGCCTCATTAAGAACTGCGTTTCTCATTCTAAACAACCTCCTCGTTTTTGCGATTACATTAAATATGTATTGACAATACACATTAAAACCAGTTGTGTACGTGCTGTATTTCCTTGTTTTCTATAATAACTAATCCACGCCATTTTGTAAAGAGTATTGTTAATATTCTTTTTTAGTATTAGTCTGTTACTTTTATTGGTTTGACGACACATTTAATCTACATGTACTCTCACTATAAAAAAAACGCAAATAAATGCGGTTCATCGACTTGCTCAATACAATTTGGGTACCATTGCCACGAGCATCTCATCAAGAATGTAAGCCAGCTTTCTTATCGTACCGTCCAGGTCATCTTCTGGTTTAAAACTAACTCCTATCTTCCGATTCTTCGCCATAAATGCAGGGTGAACTGTTCAAAGTTCAGTAACTTTCTCTTGAATCAAGGTGTATAGTATTTCCTGACATGACTCTAAGTGTAGATATATCGAGGCGAGTCAATATTTATTTCGAGTACTCACTCTAAAGTTAACGCCACTTCGACCTCCGCCAATCGAGATCTGACAATCATAACTGTTATGCTTCTTAGCTTTCTACACATTGGTTAAATAGGGTACGTAATCTCTTAGCTTTACAAGTATATATTGCTTAACGTCTTCAACTCGCTCATAATTATAATCTGTGACAGCAATTGCTCGTCCAGTATGAGTTGACGGAACTTGTAAATAAACGTCAAATAGCTCCAGCGGCGGACACACGGAATCCCCTATTCATTGTAACTGTCCCATACATCAAGCTTGTACAATTATTTAAGCTCCTCTACCTTAACGACGGCTTCTTCATCTACACTCAAGGCATAAAAATCGATGTACTTATTTTTTGGCTTCTCATGTATGTTTTTAATTGTTCAAGATGACCCTCATGGAATCCTGAAACAATCCAAATAATAGTTCCTTTCGATATTGCATTTAATATTTCAAGCACTTTCTCTAAGTAGTGTTTATCAGATTGATTGATCTGTGTTTTAACAAAAATTGGTAATCTCCGAGACGAATTAATCGCATACATATCCACTTTCCTAAATGAAAAAAGCCGAGGTAAACCAGATAAATGCCTGATTTCTTGGCTTCTTGCAACTCAGAATGCTATGGAGTGTTATAGTAAGACTATATTCTTGAATTATAAATGTTAATTACTCATTCCCAAATCAACTGCCACTTTAATTATTAAACAATTTTATCGTTCTCAAGGTTTATCGCTAAATACGTTCTTCTCAGATATAACTTTCAATCCTTACTCACTTTTTATAATACATCGAAAATACATCCAAAATCTGCTCCAGTCCATCCAGCGCCTCTTGAGCCAGCACAGTTCTTTCTGTTTGAGCGGGTGGTGATGGAAACAAATTGGGCTTGGGTGTTACTTTCAAGAGATCATTCTCCGCGAAATTAAATCTCCGATTGATTTGCAATATATAAGCGTTATATGTCGATGTATCAATATTTCCCCCACCTTGCAGTAATAATTGATCAATCGACGGTCTGGGTATATTCGTTAATTTTGCAAACGTTGATCTTGAATACCCTTTTTGCCGCATGAATCCAATTATGGACTCTTTAACGGTTTGCTGATGATTATAATAGTTAACCATAGATTCCGCTCCTCCCCCATTTTCAATGTCCTAATTTGTCCTACCACAATGGCTATAAATTCTTTACACGCCTGCTCGTGCCATCTCCCTTGATTACTCCTTAGGAAGTGAATTCAGAAATGCTTTATATCGCTGTTTCTCTTTCTCTATGGTTGAAACAGCATAAACCGCAAATCCTTCTGCATTTTGCTCTTCAAGAAATTGAAAATATTCGAGCTTATTTTTCTTTTGAATTACAAGAGGCACAACTTGATTTTGTAACAACAGAAACATCATAAGCAATCGACCTGTTCGTCCATTACCATCGGAATACGGATGGATTCGCTCGAACGCAATGTGACTGGAGCAGATTGAAAGAATGATATCATCAGATGACTTCGCTTTTTGAATACGATTGTTCAGATTTAGAAGCCACTGATCCATAAGTGAAGGCGTTTCTTTGGGAGAAGCTGTAGAGAATGTCGCTCCTACAATTACATTCTCGTGAGACTTGAAATGCCCCTTCTCATGATCAAGTCTATCCATCAGAAGAGAATGAACATCATGAATGAAAGATATCGTAAGTTCCTGATCGATATTCTCAATAATATAGTTGAAAGCTAACTGATGATTTTCTAATTCGTAGAATTCGCGTACAGATACTTTGCCTGGAATCATTCGATAAAGTAGGATGGAAACAGCTTCGCTAAGCGTGATCGTGTTATTCTCAATGGCACAAGAATGATGTGTCATACGCACTAAGAGGTCGTCGAAATAATCTTTCGGAAGATGCATCATTTATCACCTATCCTTAAATCTTGAAGATTTGCTTGATATGAAGATACACAAGCATATTGATTCCGTCAATAAAAACTGGATGGTGTTACAATTGTAACCACATTGAAAATAAATCCAACCTCCATCTTGTTTTTTGGTCAAAATAGGATTATACATAATCTAACCGATCAGACAGGGGGATTGAAACAGTTGGATAAGTTGACCGATCTTGAAAGCTTAACAAAGGAATTTATATTTGCCATAAAGTTAGTGAAAAATACAGACAAGTCAGGAGAGCCGAGTTCGAAGGAGATTCAGAGGGCAACGATTATTTTTATCGACGATACCATGCTATATGTTACTGAACATCTCAAAAAGGGTTATTGGTATGATTGGGTTTCCAAAGATGGGAAGTCGCTGTTTCATCACGATCCTGAAAGTACAGCTCAAAACTTCTATCATCGGGATTTGTATTCGATAGTAAGGGGAATTGTTACGTTTCACCTCTTGATAGGTGAAAACCATGAGTAGTGATTCAAATCAGTCTTGGTTACCTTTGGTCAATTGTGCTGGTAGCCACTCATTGAAGAGTGTATAAAAGTCTTTTCGCAAACGCTTTTTATTGAACCCTATACGCTGGAATCAGCGTTTCTTTAGGTTCTAATTGCAGAATACTTATCAGATGAACGCCTTGAACAACCCTATAGTTGCTTGCAATGTAACCATAGCGTAGGCTCTTTTCAAAATTAGAATGAGTTCACCATACCAATATAGATGGTCGCAATCTTATAATGAATAAGCCACTTTCTTCCGAAGATAGCATGCGTAAGACCGATAGATGGACTTTTTATTCCTATATATAGGACTATGTATTCCGAAAGTTGTTTTGCCTCATATATGATAACTTTCACCTCGTCTTTTAAAATCCCAACGATATCGATATTCGTCTGAAATACCATTTCAAAAATAAGCTAACCAAATAAAAAGAAGCCTTGGGATTACCCTCAACCTCTTCGGTATTACTTATTCTCTTTTAATATATTGACCTCTTCAATTGGAAGCCCAGTGATCTCAGCAATTTTATCTGGAGCAAGGTCATTCAGCATTTTTTTGGCAAACTCATAAGCCTGTTCTTTTTAGGCTTGCTCTTTTTCCTCTTGGCAGATCTTCTCAAACTTTGTCATTTTCATCCGCTCCCTTACATTCTTCAAATATCCCTCTCCCATATAGGTTCGCTAATACTTCAACGGCTTTTTCAAGAATAGCCTTTTCCCGTACAATCATAAATTGGGTTGAATAATCATCGCAAATTATTTCCGAGCTGTTCATTGCTTCTATTGCTTTTTTAAATGTCATCCATTCAACTATCATTCCAAGCTCTGCTTCACTTTCAGTAAGCATCGCGTTACTTACGCGGTTTTGCGCTTTTGCTACAAAACAGTAGGAATGTTGCATAAAATTATTTTTGTTCTTATGCTCCTCGATGTAACCCAATTCATGTATAATCTCAGCTTCATAGCCCGTCTCTTCCTTTATTTCACGTAGAAACGCATCTCTGATCTCTTCACCTTCATCAATTCCCCCGCCAGGCAACTTGTAAAGGTTAATTTTTGACATGTACATCATAGCAACGTTAAGCCTATCATCAACTAATAAACCTCTTGAGGCATAACGTGTTGTTGTTTCCATGAACTCAGGAGCACCACCAATAAAATCACTGTCAGTTATTCTTCTTAACAATTGCATGAACTCACTCCTGTCACTTGCTCCGTAATCCTAAGACTTTTGAATAAATTAAACTTTAAAGGCTATTTGCCGAAATTGAAGGTGTATCACTCCATCCAGCAATTCAACGATAGAGATAGGGAAACTGCCTTTACTGGCTGTTAGGTTTATTGAATAATTAAACAACCCACCTGTGACATAGTATGTTTGACTAATATTAAGTCGCTACCTTCTGGTCTACGTATTGAAGAATGCTACGAAATAAGTTAATTACAAATTTGGCTTCAGGTTCATTTATAATTTCTTCATTCGGATGAGAAAAAGACCTGTTGTTTCGGATTTCATTTAAATTCTCAAGCATTTTGGCTATTGCATTAACAATCTGATTAATTGGTAAATGACTCTGGCTGTGTTCAATTAGAAATAAAGGATGTTCTTGTTTTAGTTTACTCCAATAATCTTGTATTTTGGGATTACTCAAATTAATTTGTAGGTCTGCTTTTTTGCATGTTTCCTTCAAGTAACCATGTAACGCAGTATGTGCTCGATCAATAGCGCTCCTACAATTATGTTGGGATATAAGTGTTTGACACTGATCAAGCGTCTCTTGAACAAACTCAAAATTATAAACCAACTCATTGATTTCAACTAAACCTTGTCCATTTATTTGATGAATCCAACTCATTATGCTATCTAAAACTCGTTTTTTGTTCTCATACTCGGATATGTTTATCATTTCATTTTCCAAATGATTTCAAAATAAGTTAATGGATATTTATCCACTATCCCTTGTAATATCTTCGCTTGAGATAATGGAATTGCTTCGCTAAGGATCTTCATAAATTTTTGTCTCGTTGTTCCCTCGTACTTATACGGATCAATATCCAATCCACAAAACATTGGATAAAATTGTGAATGACTGGCATATGTAAAATCACCTAAACGGCCACTTGCCCCACCTATGTATGAAAGTACAGTATTGATTTCCTTGCCAGAGAGCTTGAACATATATCCTCCTATTTTTCCAAAAGTTTTCACTTTTCTGAATTAATACATCACAACATAGTCAATTCCCATTCAAACCAAATGCCCGTGACCCCAGCTTTTGCTTGTATTTCTGTTCGAAACCGACAACCTCAGTTTGAGTTAATGATTTAGGAAGTGTTCGCAAAATCGAGTATTGAAAATTCTTGTAACGCTCTGGCTCTACCTGTAATAATGCCATCAATCTGATATTTCCTCCGTGTCGCGTTTCAGCATAGCTTCTCCAGCGCCCCATAATACCGAGTTTCCCTGATGCTGATCCTACATACTGACTTCCATTGGTCATATCAGTTATTAAATACACACCAGCAACAGAGGAAAGCATGGTGTGCCATATTCTATTTGGATCAGGACTATTAACAATCGTTTAAAGCTCATCAAAAGTTAAGATTACATCTTCAAAACCAGGGAATTCCTTAACATATCCAGCAGGAAGTATTTCAACCACTCGCTTCGGATTGTCTTTTTTTAGCCACTGAAAACAAGCCCTCGTCGATGATCCCCAATCAATAACAAGCCGATCAACCAGATCATTTAGTAGATCAGTCTTCTCGATTTCATAATGAAATAATGGTTGCTCAAATACCTCCATATATGGGTAATCAGGAGGAACATTCGCCAATGATTTATTGAAAGTTGACTTTCCAATTACTTTGTATGCCCCAATGTAGATTGCTTTTGACTGCTCATACCCCAAAAACGAAATGAGATACTCACAATTCCCAAACACATCCTTACTTTGAATGCTTTGATAAAAATCAAGCATGCCACGCTTATAAAGATATTTGGTATCATAATTCGGATCTTGATGCCGAACCAACTTTATCGATTTAGAAATATCCAGATCTCTCATTGAAAGCAATTCACTTAGAAGCACCAATCTCACCTTACCTTGTCTTTAGCATCGTTTGATTATCAATCTAACTACCGCTTGCGATTTCCACTTTTTCAGATAAACGAGGTTCACAAAAGTTTTTCCAATGATACATAGGGCAAGTCAGCATCCCTTCACTCCTGCCACCATAAAACCTGTTACTTTGTAGAAAAATAAAAATAACTGTCCCCAAAACACCAGCCCTCAATCCCTTACCCCACAAGGCTTTACCGCCATTTCCGAGATAAAAATTCGTGTCCCCAAAACGCTGAGAAAAAAGACCTGAAAACTGGAAAGAAACTGGTTCAATTGTGAACGAATACGACTAATAATTCGTGTCCTGAAAGGAAAGAGAAGTACCTGAAAAAAGTGGGAATCGGCATTTAAAACGCCTGGGTAAGAGCCTGGGAAATGCCTGAGTAAAATCTTGAATCAACTGCTTTCAATCCCCAAAAGCCTTGAGTAGCCTGGGTTTCTGCTTGATTACCTATTCGGGATTTGGATGGGAATTCCCTGCTGGGATGCTTTAATGGACGAGAAAAAGACTGGAGAAATGGTTGGGGCAATCGTCAACCAGGCTCCAGTCTTTGGTGGTTTGGGGACAGTTAATTTTAGTTAGGGACGTTAAAAATACAATTAGACAGGAATTTTTTAGTTATTAAACATCCGCTGTCTCATCGCCTCAAACAGCAAAATCGTTGCCGCCATTGCCGCGTTGAGCGACTCTGCCTGTCCCTGCATCGGAATTGTAATCGAATCATCCACCAAACGTGCCGTAGCATCCGAGATGCCTTTGCCTTCGTTACCAATGACAAGCCATACCGACTGCGTAAAATCATAACTATAACATGAATGCTCTGCCTGCAAAGAAGTACTAACCAGCTTCACGCCCGCAGCCTTCGCTTCGGGAAGCAAGGATTCCAACTGGCCCTCCACAATGGGCAGATGGAACAGCGAGCCCATCGTCGAACGAATCGTCTTCGGATTATATACATCAGCACAACCAGCGCCAAGTACGACTCCAGCGGCTCCAGCTGCATCCGCACTACGGATGATTGTCCCTACATTACCTGGGTCTTGCACTCCGTCCAGCACAACAACAAGCCCGCGCGCTCCGGTAATTAGGCTTTCCAGTGGCTCACTGCCTTTACGCACAATCGCGAATACAGGCTGTGGTGTCATTGTATCCGTACATTTGGCGATAACCGCTGGAGATACACTAACCCACTCCACACGCTGTAGCGGATTCTCAAGCCCGGCGAGTTCGCTAGGTACGCCTTGCTCTCCATCGTACACGATGCACTCCAGATCTGCTCTGGCACGCAGTGCTTCCTGTACCAGGTGAATGCCCTCAATGATATATTTATGTTGACGGGTACGATGCTTTTTCTCCAGCAACTGCGCCCATTCTTTTACGCGTGTATTCTGCGGTGATACAATATCCATCTTTCCATCCTTCCCATCTGCATCCATCACTTCGGATACGCAAGCTCCATTTTCGTCAAATGATCCTTGTGACCCACAATGATCAGCACATCTCCAGCCTCGATCCGGTCCTCCGCGTACGGGGAGATGTTCATCGAATTCCCACTGCGAATCGCCATCACGTTACAACCGAAACGTGCACGGATATTTAATTCCATTAGGTTCTTACCGATCATCTGCTCGGAGGCTCTCATCTCCAGAATGCTGTAATCCTCAGATAACTCGATGTAATCCAGTATATTAGGCGAGGTCAGATGATGGGCTACGCGCAGTCCCATATCCCGCTCAGGATAGATGACTTTATCTGCGCCAATCTTTTGCAGCACCTTACCATGAAGTTCATTTTGAGCTTTTACGATCAGAACGGGTACACCCATATCTTTCAATATCAGGGTTGTCAGAATGCTCGCCTGAATATCTTCACCAATCGCCACAACGACAACGTCGAAATTCCGTATGCCCAGCGCACGTAGCGCTTCTTCATCTGTTGAATCTGCCGATACCGCATGGGTCACCACATTGGACATTTCCTGAGTCCGCTGCTCGTCCGCATCAATTGCTAGCACGTCGAATCCCATGCCACTCAGTGCATTGGCAACACTTGATCCGAACCGTCCCATCCCAATTACGGCATACTGTTTCTTGGCCATTAGGGTCTTAACCTCCCGCTGCACTTCAGCATGATGCATCATTACGGATACCCATGCTAACGTAAATAATCCTTCGTAGTATACCACAAAGCCTGATAAACTTGAATGCGCTCGCGCTTCCCAGGGAACAGTATTAGAGCAGCCGAATATACGAGGAGGGAATTGCGATGCCCATTACATTAAGCTTGCGTGAAGCGATTGTTCATAAAGTTCATGACAAGAGTGATGATCAGCTCCGGGAGATGATTGAAGGTTCAGTAGATGGACCAGAAGCTGCATTACCTGGACTTGGCGCCATTTTCGAGATGATCTGGAAGAACACAGAACCTGCCAAGCAGGAAGAACTCATTCAAATCGCGCAGGAGCATCTGCACACCATTCCCGTTCAACCGCTTCGTTAATCGAAGCATTGGAGGGTAAGGTAACCATCATTACGTTTGTTCTGTCTGCAAAAGAAAGCTTTCCCTTATTCGGCTGGATCATACCCGCCTCCAGGTAAGGTGTATAGCAATAGATCCCTCCGCCGATTGGCGGAGGGATCTTATTTTTAACAAGCTCTATCTCATCACATGAACTTGTCACGTTTAACTAACCCTCTAACAATTCCCACAAAATACTTCTGTCTTCACTTAAGGCGCAGTCT
This window contains:
- a CDS encoding type I restriction-modification system subunit M; the protein is MIEQVTSQQINAVLWQAADTFRGKIDSSTYKDYILTMLFIKYLSDAYKEHVEEYTKRYDGDERRIQRALSRERFVLDELSTFAYLYSKRTDTEIGEIINKALERLENENTGKLRGVFRNIDFNSEATLGKAKERNAMLRALLEDFNKLTLKPSVVGSEDVIGDAYQFMIERFASDAGKKGGEFFTPSMVSELLARLVKPKENDRIYDPTCGSGSLLIKVANQVPSKKVAIYGQERNGQTHSLALMNMYLHGIDDAKIEWGDTLSNPLHLEDGKLMRFQAIVANPPFSLDKWAMGFAGEGNTDEKFKMEASLDQHRRFEWGVPPTSKGDYAFVQHMLYSLAENGRMATILPHGALFRGGSEGKIRQQIIEMNLLDAVIGLPEGLFFGTNIPACIMVFKKDRKRKDVLFIDGSSEGNYEKGKNQNKLREEDLQIIMETYEKYESIDKYSYVATVDEIKENDFNLNIPRYVDTFEEEDQVNMEQVKVNITSIKQEIQEAEAQMDKYLKELGL
- a CDS encoding N-6 DNA methylase — encoded protein: MRNAVLNEAEKDAWVIGDNWRSEMQNSEMRLTLQPMLTYKLLCENTDHGFNIPNNQSWEVVTSNGLDLGKRLSIAFRELERLNHSLKDVFTLNDYSRYHNDLSLYKVVENILNRHSYNRDLYEDSNPLTGTVTRYLDNLLEAFISREGTQGGEGNSPKSISTLLPRLLDKTSGMICDHASGLNGFLIEAYKYAQLNHEEVKLFGQEINPQTRALGIMNLIIHGLYPEITDVKLGNTITSPQLKDEDGHLMKFDGILNSPPFAVSNWGYDEAEKDVYGRFRYGLPSRAYGDMAFVLHSIASLKKDGKAVIVVPHGVLQRGASEAKIRANLIQEGLIEAVIGLPSNLFIGTGIPVAVLIINKNKPTTMSDRILFINAEDGFKKAMRNQNELRESDIEDIVMAYRNYSQIDGYSRSVPVSEISSNDWSLLPLRYFEKAEVDTKIGRANINRKHYEQSDLPKIALGEIAEVDRGLNPTKDDSDDAEPTHYLVNLVDVQEGKIIPDGLKGITLSPKRAREYELEPGDLLLSSRGTTLKMTVVTQEDVKEKPLVFSQNFLRIRVLDPMQYDPNFIKAFLESPIGQYYLQAYQRGTTVTVLSHKDVASIKLPKLAIDKQRDIAQLLLGSDEEYQAVMEQARKRQEHNYSESYHIMGISDSYVMID
- a CDS encoding Fic family protein, with translation MTHHSCAIENNTITLSEAVSILLYRMIPGKVSVREFYELENHQLAFNYIIENIDQELTISFIHDVHSLLMDRLDHEKGHFKSHENVIVGATFSTASPKETPSLMDQWLLNLNNRIQKAKSSDDIILSICSSHIAFERIHPYSDGNGRTGRLLMMFLLLQNQVVPLVIQKKNKLEYFQFLEEQNAEGFAVYAVSTIEKEKQRYKAFLNSLPKE
- a CDS encoding NUDIX domain-containing protein, with the translated sequence MQLLRRITDSDFIGGAPEFMETTTRYASRGLLVDDRLNVAMMYMSKINLYKLPGGGIDEGEEIRDAFLREIKEETGYEAEIIHELGYIEEHKNKNNFMQHSYCFVAKAQNRVSNAMLTESEAELGMIVEWMTFKKAIEAMNSSEIICDDYSTQFMIVREKAILEKAVEVLANLYGRGIFEECKGADENDKV
- a CDS encoding abortive infection family protein — its product is MSWIHQINGQGLVEINELVYNFEFVQETLDQCQTLISQHNCRSAIDRAHTALHGYLKETCKKADLQINLSNPKIQDYWSKLKQEHPLFLIEHSQSHLPINQIVNAIAKMLENLNEIRNNRSFSHPNEEIINEPEAKFVINLFRSILQYVDQKVAT
- a CDS encoding GIY-YIG nuclease family protein, whose amino-acid sequence is MLSSVAGVYLITDMTNGSQYVGSASGKLGIMGRWRSYAETRHGGNIRLMALLQVEPERYKNFQYSILRTLPKSLTQTEVVGFEQKYKQKLGSRAFGLNGN
- a CDS encoding RNA methyltransferase produces the protein MDIVSPQNTRVKEWAQLLEKKHRTRQHKYIIEGIHLVQEALRARADLECIVYDGEQGVPSELAGLENPLQRVEWVSVSPAVIAKCTDTMTPQPVFAIVRKGSEPLESLITGARGLVVVLDGVQDPGNVGTIIRSADAAGAAGVVLGAGCADVYNPKTIRSTMGSLFHLPIVEGQLESLLPEAKAAGVKLVSTSLQAEHSCYSYDFTQSVWLVIGNEGKGISDATARLVDDSITIPMQGQAESLNAAMAATILLFEAMRQRMFNN
- a CDS encoding TrkA family potassium uptake protein yields the protein MHHAEVQREVKTLMAKKQYAVIGMGRFGSSVANALSGMGFDVLAIDADEQRTQEMSNVVTHAVSADSTDEEALRALGIRNFDVVVVAIGEDIQASILTTLILKDMGVPVLIVKAQNELHGKVLQKIGADKVIYPERDMGLRVAHHLTSPNILDYIELSEDYSILEMRASEQMIGKNLMELNIRARFGCNVMAIRSGNSMNISPYAEDRIEAGDVLIIVGHKDHLTKMELAYPK
- the sspI gene encoding small acid-soluble spore protein SspI; protein product: MPITLSLREAIVHKVHDKSDDQLREMIEGSVDGPEAALPGLGAIFEMIWKNTEPAKQEELIQIAQEHLHTIPVQPLR